In Nitrobacteraceae bacterium AZCC 1564, the following proteins share a genomic window:
- a CDS encoding two-component system sensor histidine kinase KdpD (product_source=KO:K07646; cath_funfam=1.20.120.620,3.30.450.40,3.40.50.300,3.40.50.620; cog=COG2205; ko=KO:K07646; pfam=PF00582,PF02702,PF13492,PF13493; superfamily=52402,52540,55781; transmembrane_helix_parts=Outside_1_411,TMhelix_412_434,Inside_435_440,TMhelix_441_463,Outside_464_477,TMhelix_478_500,Inside_501_653), with amino-acid sequence MAITTRDSEQRPSPEALLEAARREEGNGGRLKIFLGAAPGVGKTYEMLQGAHAKLKTGVDVVVGVVETHGRVETQALLIGLEVLPRRQLDYKGQILEEMDLDALLARRPKIAIVDELAHTNAPGSRHPKRYLDVEELLDNGIDVYTAVNIQHIESLNDVVAQITRVRVRETVPDSIIDRADDIELVDLTPNDLIQRLKDGKVYVPKQAERALEHYFSPGNLTALRELALRRTAERVDEQLLNHMQANAIPGPWAAGERILVCVSEDPRSAGLVRYTKRLADRLHAPWTAVYIETRRSLQLTDVERDRIAATLRLAETLGADVLTIPAVERRIADDVLNFSRANNVTQIVIGKSTRTWWFELVRGSIVHDLVRRAGNISVHVIAGDELDQDASLQKGVRTAESLARRDPLPYAMALLLVGVALGVSLLIQPLFGIENVDLVFLTVVVSVAVRYGLLPSLLASITASLCYNFFFLPPTYTFTISDPTNIAAFFFFILIAVLVSNVAARVRTQALVATSRARATEYLYSFSRKLAGTGTLDDVLWATAYQTALMLKVRVVLLLPEGGTIVVKAGYPPEDELDQADLAAANWAWSNDRPAGRGSDTLPGAKRLFLPMRTGRGPIGVVGIDDDRSGPILTPDQTRLLDALMDPGRARD; translated from the coding sequence ATGGCGATCACCACTCGCGATTCTGAACAACGACCGTCGCCGGAAGCTCTGCTTGAGGCCGCACGACGCGAAGAGGGAAATGGAGGCCGCCTCAAGATATTTCTTGGGGCGGCTCCTGGCGTCGGTAAGACCTATGAAATGCTGCAAGGCGCGCACGCCAAGTTAAAGACGGGCGTGGACGTGGTGGTTGGCGTTGTCGAAACCCACGGTCGGGTAGAAACCCAGGCGCTTCTGATCGGTCTCGAAGTTCTGCCCCGCAGGCAGTTGGATTACAAAGGCCAGATTCTGGAAGAGATGGACCTCGATGCGTTGCTCGCGAGGCGTCCGAAGATAGCCATCGTGGATGAGCTAGCGCACACAAACGCGCCGGGCAGCCGCCATCCAAAGCGCTATCTTGATGTAGAGGAACTGTTGGACAATGGCATTGATGTCTATACGGCCGTCAACATCCAACACATTGAAAGTCTGAACGACGTTGTCGCGCAGATCACGCGCGTGCGGGTGCGGGAAACCGTTCCGGATTCGATCATCGATCGCGCAGACGATATCGAACTTGTCGACCTGACACCGAATGACCTGATCCAGCGTCTTAAGGATGGGAAGGTCTATGTTCCGAAGCAGGCCGAACGGGCGTTGGAGCACTATTTTTCCCCCGGTAACCTAACAGCATTGCGAGAACTTGCGTTACGCCGAACTGCAGAACGGGTTGACGAGCAGCTCCTTAATCATATGCAGGCCAATGCTATCCCCGGGCCATGGGCTGCGGGCGAGCGTATTCTGGTTTGCGTCAGTGAAGATCCGCGCTCCGCCGGGCTTGTTCGTTATACAAAGCGTCTGGCTGATCGTTTGCACGCGCCATGGACCGCGGTCTACATCGAGACGCGGCGGAGCCTGCAGTTAACGGATGTCGAGCGTGATCGCATCGCAGCGACATTACGGCTGGCAGAAACATTAGGAGCCGACGTCCTTACTATTCCCGCAGTGGAACGGCGGATTGCAGACGATGTTCTGAATTTTTCGCGTGCAAACAACGTCACTCAGATCGTCATCGGAAAATCGACCAGAACGTGGTGGTTTGAGCTTGTTCGTGGCTCGATCGTCCACGATCTTGTGCGGCGTGCGGGCAACATCAGCGTTCACGTGATCGCCGGCGACGAGCTTGATCAGGACGCTTCACTTCAAAAAGGGGTGCGGACAGCTGAATCGTTAGCGCGTCGGGATCCACTTCCTTACGCGATGGCGCTGTTGCTGGTCGGCGTTGCTCTCGGCGTAAGCTTGTTGATCCAGCCCTTGTTCGGCATCGAGAATGTCGATCTGGTATTTCTGACTGTCGTTGTGAGCGTCGCAGTCCGCTATGGCCTGTTGCCATCTTTACTGGCGAGCATCACGGCTTCGCTTTGCTACAACTTCTTCTTTTTACCGCCGACCTACACATTCACCATTTCCGATCCGACCAACATTGCTGCTTTCTTCTTCTTTATCTTGATTGCGGTTCTCGTTTCGAATGTCGCTGCACGGGTGCGGACGCAGGCGTTGGTCGCAACGAGCAGGGCGCGCGCGACCGAGTATCTTTACTCCTTCAGCCGGAAACTCGCTGGAACCGGAACCTTGGATGATGTGTTGTGGGCCACGGCTTATCAGACCGCATTGATGCTGAAGGTTCGCGTTGTTCTGTTGTTGCCTGAGGGCGGTACGATTGTTGTGAAGGCCGGCTATCCGCCGGAGGACGAACTCGACCAGGCGGATCTTGCGGCGGCGAATTGGGCGTGGAGCAATGACCGGCCCGCGGGACGGGGATCGGATACGCTGCCCGGAGCAAAACGACTATTTCTGCCGATGCGAACCGGACGTGGCCCGATTGGGGTGGTCGGTATTGATGATGACCGATCAGGGCCGATCCTGACACCCGATCAGACGCGCCTGCTGGACGCCTTGATGGATCCAGGCCGCGCTCGCGATTGA
- a CDS encoding K+-transporting ATPase ATPase C chain (product_source=KO:K01548; cog=COG2156; ko=KO:K01548; pfam=PF02669; tigrfam=TIGR00681; transmembrane_helix_parts=Inside_1_6,TMhelix_7_29,Outside_30_201), with protein sequence MLKEIRSALVMVIGLTAITGLAYPLAMTGIAGTLFPYQAQGSLIEKDGKVVGSALIGQEFKGDGYFHGRPSATTAADPNDSTKTVPSPYNAASSTGSNLGPTSKALSDRLTEDVEKLKAENPSMPVPVDLVTTTGSGLDPHISPEAALFQVSRVAKARKMSEDSVRKLVNDRIEGRLAGILGEPRVNVLALNMALDRAAAN encoded by the coding sequence ATGTTGAAGGAAATTCGCTCGGCCCTGGTCATGGTCATCGGATTGACTGCTATCACTGGTCTTGCCTATCCGCTGGCCATGACCGGTATCGCAGGAACACTCTTTCCCTATCAGGCACAGGGGAGCCTGATCGAAAAGGATGGGAAAGTCGTTGGATCAGCCCTGATCGGTCAGGAGTTCAAGGGAGATGGATACTTCCATGGTCGCCCCTCGGCGACCACGGCTGCCGACCCGAACGACTCAACCAAAACCGTTCCTTCGCCATACAATGCAGCGAGTTCGACCGGCTCTAACCTCGGTCCCACCAGCAAGGCGCTAAGTGATCGTCTGACGGAGGACGTCGAGAAGCTGAAGGCAGAAAACCCCTCGATGCCTGTGCCGGTGGACCTGGTCACAACAACGGGTAGCGGTCTCGATCCCCATATCTCTCCGGAAGCGGCTCTGTTTCAGGTGTCTCGCGTTGCGAAAGCGCGTAAAATGTCCGAAGATAGCGTTCGCAAGCTCGTGAACGATCGCATCGAGGGACGACTTGCTGGTATTCTCGGTGAGCCTCGCGTGAATGTGTTAGCGCTCAATATGGCGCTGGATCGTGCAGCCGCGAACTAA
- a CDS encoding K+-transporting ATPase ATPase B chain (product_source=KO:K01547; cath_funfam=2.70.150.10,3.40.50.1000; cog=COG2216; ko=KO:K01547; pfam=PF00122,PF00702; superfamily=56784,81653; tigrfam=TIGR01497; transmembrane_helix_parts=Inside_1_40,TMhelix_41_63,Outside_64_67,TMhelix_68_90,Inside_91_223,TMhelix_224_246,Outside_247_255,TMhelix_256_278,Inside_279_609,TMhelix_610_627,Outside_628_641,TMhelix_642_664,Inside_665_676,TMhelix_677_699,Outside_700_705), whose translation MDTLMPEKRTRGSSLFDPKIVLPAIGASFTKLDPRAMVKNPVMFVVEVVAALTTVIFIRNLVVGGENLGFTFQIILWLWFTVLFANFAEAVAEGRGKAQAESLKKTRTETQAKLLTGSDMTYRMVPGTSLKIGDIVLVEAGDTIPSDGEVIEGVASVNEAAITGESAPVIRESGGDRSAVTGGTQVLSDWIRVRITAAQGSTFIDRMIKLVEGAERQKTPNEIALNILLAGLTIIFVFATVTIPSYAAYAGGSISVIVLVALFVTLIPTTIGALLSAIGIAGMDRLVRFNVLAMSGRAVEAAGDVDTLLLDKTGTITLGNRQATAFRPVTGVTEQELADAAQLASLADETPEGRSIVVLAKEKYGIRGRDMAELGATFIPFTAQTRMSGVDAGGSSVRKGAVDAILSYVAGPTPRALAAAGGSAVRVIPSVDIDGAREIRAISDEIAKSGGTPLAVARDGKLLGVIHLKDIVKGGIRERFAELRRMGIRTIMITGDNPMTAAAIAAEAGVDDFLAQATPEDKLKLIRDEQAKGKLVAMCGDGTNDAPALAQADVGVAMNTGTQAAREAGNMVDLDSNPTKLIEVVEIGKQLLMTRGALTTFSIANDVAKYFAIIPAIFLAFYPQLQALNIMHLSSPQSAILSAIIFNAIIIIALIPLALKGVAYKPIGAGALLSRNLLIYGVGGIIIPFVGIKAIDIVVNALHLA comes from the coding sequence ATGGATACGCTAATGCCAGAGAAGCGGACGCGAGGCTCTTCCTTGTTCGATCCCAAGATCGTTCTTCCCGCGATTGGCGCTTCTTTTACCAAGCTCGATCCCAGGGCGATGGTCAAAAACCCGGTGATGTTCGTGGTGGAGGTTGTCGCCGCGCTGACGACGGTTATCTTCATCCGCAATCTTGTCGTCGGTGGAGAGAATCTTGGATTCACCTTCCAGATCATCCTCTGGCTTTGGTTTACGGTGCTGTTCGCAAACTTCGCAGAAGCAGTTGCGGAAGGGCGCGGCAAGGCCCAGGCGGAGTCTCTGAAGAAAACCAGGACTGAGACCCAGGCCAAGCTTTTGACCGGTTCGGACATGACCTACCGGATGGTTCCGGGCACCAGCCTGAAGATCGGGGACATTGTCCTGGTCGAAGCCGGTGACACGATCCCGTCAGATGGCGAGGTGATCGAAGGCGTAGCTTCGGTCAATGAGGCGGCAATCACCGGTGAATCGGCTCCTGTGATCCGTGAATCCGGCGGCGACCGCTCTGCCGTCACGGGTGGGACACAGGTGCTCTCGGACTGGATCCGCGTCCGCATTACTGCGGCTCAGGGCTCCACGTTCATCGACCGTATGATCAAGCTGGTGGAAGGTGCGGAGCGCCAGAAGACGCCGAACGAGATCGCGCTCAACATCCTTCTCGCCGGTCTGACGATCATCTTCGTGTTCGCGACTGTCACCATTCCAAGCTATGCAGCCTACGCCGGTGGGTCGATTTCGGTCATCGTGCTCGTTGCGCTGTTTGTGACGCTGATCCCGACCACCATCGGTGCGTTGTTGTCTGCGATCGGCATCGCCGGCATGGATCGCCTGGTGCGCTTTAATGTCTTGGCCATGTCGGGTCGCGCTGTGGAAGCAGCGGGCGACGTGGACACGCTGCTGCTCGACAAGACCGGCACCATCACGCTCGGCAACCGTCAGGCAACTGCATTTCGTCCAGTGACTGGCGTGACCGAGCAGGAACTTGCTGATGCAGCACAGCTTGCCTCGCTTGCGGACGAAACGCCGGAAGGACGCTCCATCGTGGTTCTTGCCAAAGAAAAATATGGCATCCGCGGGCGTGACATGGCCGAACTCGGAGCGACCTTCATTCCGTTCACCGCGCAAACGCGCATGAGCGGTGTCGATGCCGGTGGTTCTTCGGTCCGAAAGGGCGCAGTCGATGCGATCCTGTCTTACGTCGCTGGCCCGACACCCCGAGCCTTGGCTGCGGCAGGGGGAAGTGCTGTCCGCGTTATTCCCTCGGTCGACATTGATGGGGCGAGGGAAATCCGCGCGATTTCGGATGAGATTGCGAAGTCGGGCGGTACGCCTCTCGCCGTTGCCCGCGACGGAAAGCTCTTGGGCGTCATCCACCTGAAGGACATCGTCAAGGGCGGAATTCGCGAACGCTTTGCCGAACTGCGCCGCATGGGCATTCGCACCATCATGATCACGGGCGACAACCCGATGACAGCGGCCGCCATCGCGGCAGAAGCGGGGGTCGATGACTTCCTGGCCCAGGCGACGCCCGAGGATAAGCTCAAGCTCATTCGTGATGAGCAGGCGAAAGGCAAGCTCGTTGCCATGTGCGGCGACGGGACCAACGACGCTCCGGCACTGGCGCAGGCCGATGTCGGCGTGGCGATGAACACCGGTACACAGGCCGCTCGCGAAGCCGGAAACATGGTCGACCTCGATTCAAACCCGACCAAGCTGATTGAAGTCGTCGAGATCGGTAAGCAATTGCTGATGACGCGCGGTGCCCTCACCACGTTCTCGATCGCCAATGACGTGGCGAAGTATTTCGCGATCATTCCCGCGATCTTCCTCGCCTTCTATCCGCAGTTGCAGGCATTGAACATCATGCATCTTTCAAGCCCGCAAAGTGCGATCCTTTCGGCGATCATCTTCAATGCGATCATTATCATCGCGTTGATTCCCCTCGCGTTGAAGGGCGTCGCCTACAAGCCAATTGGTGCCGGCGCGCTGTTAAGCCGTAACCTGCTGATCTATGGCGTCGGTGGCATCATTATTCCGTTCGTTGGCATCAAGGCGATCGACATTGTCGTAAACGCCTTGCATCTGGCCTGA
- a CDS encoding K+-transporting ATPase ATPase A chain (product_source=KO:K01546; cog=COG2060; ko=KO:K01546; pfam=PF03814; tigrfam=TIGR00680; transmembrane_helix_parts=Outside_1_3,TMhelix_4_26,Inside_27_62,TMhelix_63_85,Outside_86_136,TMhelix_137_159,Inside_160_178,TMhelix_179_198,Outside_199_256,TMhelix_257_279,Inside_280_285,TMhelix_286_308,Outside_309_327,TMhelix_328_350,Inside_351_356,TMhelix_357_376,Outside_377_379,TMhelix_380_402,Inside_403_421,TMhelix_422_444,Outside_445_458,TMhelix_459_481,Inside_482_487,TMhelix_488_510,Outside_511_529,TMhelix_530_552,Inside_553_567): MTFIGWIQILLFCAIIIALVKPLGGYMTKVFNGERTFLSPVLRPVEAGLYWVAGVDEKREQHWLTYAISMLFFQVGGFVILYSLMRLQAGLPFNPAEQAAVAPDLSFNTAVSFVTNTNWQNYGGESTMSYLTQMMGLTTQNFVSAATGVAIAVALIRSFARSSGRTVGNFWVDLTRTTLYILLPICVVAALFLVWQGMPQTLGAYVDATTLEGAKQTIAIGPVASQVAIKMLGTNGGGFFNTNAAHPFENPTALSNLVQIALIFAIGAGLTNVFGRMVGNQRQGWAIFAVMGVLFIAGVTVAYWAEASGTSILSNLGLTGGNMEGKEVRFGIVASALFAVVTTAASCGAVNAMHDSFTALGGMIPLINMQLGELIIGGVGAGLYGMLLFVVLSIFVAGLMVGRTPEYVGKKIEAREVKMAMLAILILPLMYLGWTAVAVVLPSAVASMANAGPHGFSEVLYAFTSATANNGSAFGGLSGNTMFYNLTLGCSMLVGRFFMIVPAMALAGSLVEKKSIPASAGTFPTTGTLFVGLVVGVILIVGGLTFFPALALGPIVEHLAMNANTLF, translated from the coding sequence ATGACTTTCATTGGCTGGATTCAAATTCTTCTGTTTTGCGCGATCATCATCGCGCTCGTGAAGCCGCTCGGCGGCTATATGACAAAGGTCTTCAACGGCGAGCGGACGTTTCTTTCGCCGGTTCTTCGTCCCGTAGAGGCTGGCCTTTACTGGGTCGCTGGCGTCGATGAGAAGCGAGAGCAACACTGGCTCACCTACGCGATCTCGATGCTGTTCTTCCAGGTCGGCGGCTTCGTCATTCTTTACTCGTTGATGCGGCTTCAGGCTGGCTTGCCTTTCAATCCGGCAGAGCAGGCGGCTGTCGCACCAGATCTGTCGTTTAATACAGCGGTGAGCTTTGTCACCAATACGAACTGGCAGAACTACGGTGGCGAAAGCACGATGTCGTATCTGACCCAGATGATGGGTTTGACGACTCAGAACTTCGTATCGGCCGCTACCGGTGTAGCCATTGCGGTGGCGTTGATCCGGAGCTTCGCTCGCTCGTCCGGGCGGACGGTTGGAAACTTCTGGGTCGATCTGACGCGGACGACGCTTTACATCTTGCTGCCGATCTGTGTTGTTGCCGCCCTGTTTCTCGTTTGGCAGGGAATGCCGCAGACGCTCGGCGCTTATGTTGACGCCACAACGCTGGAAGGCGCCAAGCAGACGATCGCTATAGGACCGGTTGCATCCCAGGTCGCGATCAAGATGCTCGGTACCAACGGTGGTGGATTTTTCAACACCAACGCTGCTCATCCGTTCGAGAATCCGACCGCGCTGTCGAACCTCGTTCAGATTGCATTGATCTTCGCGATCGGTGCCGGGCTGACCAATGTGTTTGGCCGGATGGTCGGTAACCAGCGTCAGGGCTGGGCGATCTTCGCCGTCATGGGTGTGTTGTTTATTGCTGGCGTGACCGTCGCCTACTGGGCGGAAGCGTCAGGTACGTCGATCCTGAGCAATCTTGGCCTGACCGGCGGCAACATGGAGGGCAAGGAGGTTCGCTTCGGCATCGTGGCTTCCGCGCTATTTGCCGTTGTCACGACCGCCGCCTCCTGTGGTGCTGTCAATGCCATGCATGACTCGTTCACCGCGCTTGGTGGCATGATTCCACTGATCAACATGCAGCTCGGCGAATTGATCATCGGCGGCGTCGGCGCAGGTCTTTATGGCATGCTTCTGTTCGTCGTTCTGTCGATTTTCGTCGCTGGGCTGATGGTTGGACGTACGCCGGAGTATGTCGGCAAGAAGATCGAGGCGCGTGAGGTCAAGATGGCGATGCTCGCGATTCTGATCCTGCCGCTGATGTATCTCGGCTGGACTGCCGTCGCCGTCGTTCTGCCGTCGGCTGTTGCGTCAATGGCGAATGCCGGCCCGCATGGCTTCTCTGAGGTCCTCTACGCCTTCACGTCAGCCACGGCGAACAATGGATCGGCCTTCGGCGGTCTCTCCGGTAACACGATGTTTTACAACCTGACGCTCGGGTGCTCGATGCTGGTCGGTCGTTTCTTCATGATCGTGCCAGCCATGGCGCTTGCTGGCTCGCTGGTCGAGAAGAAGTCGATTCCGGCTTCGGCAGGCACATTCCCGACCACAGGCACTCTGTTCGTCGGACTTGTTGTCGGTGTGATCCTCATCGTTGGTGGTCTCACGTTCTTCCCCGCGCTCGCGCTGGGGCCGATCGTTGAGCATCTCGCGATGAATGCGAACACCCTGTTCTGA
- a CDS encoding K+-transporting ATPase KdpF subunit (product_source=TIGR02115; pfam=PF09604; tigrfam=TIGR02115; transmembrane_helix_parts=Outside_1_4,TMhelix_5_24,Inside_25_29) yields MIFDYALAGLVSAGLLFYLTYALLRPERF; encoded by the coding sequence ATGATCTTCGATTACGCGCTTGCCGGCCTCGTTTCCGCAGGGCTGCTGTTTTACCTGACCTACGCTCTGTTGCGGCCTGAGCGTTTCTGA
- a CDS encoding hypothetical protein (product_source=Hypo-rule applied), with product MLYHSSRTKRLSAIANRLCDANSLTDDLITAIATESYRDDENARENIPAQLQKLISAGAWTDAGLALIANKLPKWRLRRLVYDEGQWHCALSFQPDLPEWLDDAIETHHCDLSLAILSAVVEALRQLPETSKAIRKPTVPRVRMARDETVLCDNFV from the coding sequence ATGTTATATCACTCCAGCCGCACCAAACGGCTCAGCGCAATCGCGAACCGTCTGTGCGATGCCAATAGTCTCACGGATGATCTGATAACGGCGATCGCGACGGAATCCTACCGCGATGACGAAAATGCTCGGGAAAACATCCCGGCCCAACTGCAAAAACTGATTTCCGCTGGGGCGTGGACTGACGCTGGACTTGCGCTCATCGCCAACAAGCTACCGAAATGGAGATTACGGCGCCTCGTGTATGACGAAGGTCAGTGGCACTGTGCCCTCTCCTTCCAGCCTGACCTCCCCGAATGGCTTGACGATGCGATCGAGACGCATCATTGCGATCTCTCACTCGCTATCCTGAGCGCGGTCGTCGAGGCGCTACGACAATTGCCAGAAACATCAAAAGCGATCCGCAAGCCAACGGTGCCTCGTGTCCGAATGGCGCGTGACGAAACAGTTCTCTGCGACAACTTCGTCTGA
- a CDS encoding hypothetical protein (product_source=COG3602; cog=COG3602; superfamily=90123; transmembrane_helix_parts=Outside_1_14,TMhelix_15_37,Inside_38_41,TMhelix_42_59,Outside_60_94), which produces MAQSPDMPNDAKSIQVLVRFFLRIVVLSVFAALGSVGFTRSLAALLWLSTILCVVAGTLRREALFDAALTHWDEGLAYAALHCLMSSFNTAAAS; this is translated from the coding sequence ATGGCGCAATCTCCCGATATGCCGAACGACGCGAAATCCATTCAGGTTCTCGTTAGGTTCTTCTTGAGGATCGTCGTTCTCAGCGTCTTCGCAGCGCTTGGAAGTGTCGGATTCACAAGGAGTCTGGCCGCTCTGCTCTGGTTATCTACGATTCTCTGTGTTGTAGCCGGAACGTTACGGAGAGAGGCACTATTCGACGCCGCTCTCACGCACTGGGATGAAGGCCTCGCCTACGCCGCGCTGCATTGCCTTATGTCCTCGTTTAACACTGCTGCTGCGTCTTAA
- a CDS encoding hypothetical protein (product_source=Hypo-rule applied; superfamily=143856), translating to MKRTEPPSCSSSLVFIGKNSRGNWVAQEQNGLFGGLFVNRAEAVRYALFENGHHPEAIVATPYVLELDMGDRNINRPEFAIASDITIDAQSLRQRRVA from the coding sequence GTGAAACGGACTGAACCTCCCTCGTGCAGCTCGTCGTTGGTTTTCATCGGAAAGAACAGCAGAGGCAACTGGGTTGCCCAGGAACAAAATGGACTCTTTGGCGGCCTCTTCGTGAATCGCGCCGAAGCTGTCCGATATGCACTCTTCGAAAACGGCCATCACCCCGAAGCGATCGTGGCAACGCCTTACGTGCTCGAACTCGACATGGGTGACCGCAACATCAACCGACCCGAGTTTGCCATCGCAAGCGATATAACCATCGACGCACAGAGCTTACGCCAGCGGCGGGTCGCGTAA
- a CDS encoding hypothetical protein (product_source=Hypo-rule applied), with translation MFQNSDLDREQIVRTMIELTRPSSLHRIVVAGSDCADIDVDLRRRGFFRVTTMGRCIPRAQHTVGLIAGRHSLQALEMILAQIAHFLSTTATIAVVINSRENGVSMRIRERLERLGFRIEAGVRCRDSFVLSARRQNFSHMAKAA, from the coding sequence GTGTTTCAAAACTCTGACCTCGATCGTGAGCAAATTGTCAGAACGATGATCGAACTGACACGACCATCAAGCCTTCATCGTATCGTCGTCGCCGGGAGCGACTGTGCAGACATCGACGTTGATCTCCGCCGTCGCGGATTCTTCCGCGTGACGACGATGGGCCGGTGCATTCCGCGCGCTCAACATACGGTCGGCCTGATTGCAGGCCGCCATTCTCTTCAGGCACTGGAGATGATTCTGGCCCAGATTGCACATTTCCTGAGCACGACGGCAACAATCGCCGTCGTGATCAACTCTCGCGAAAACGGCGTGAGCATGAGAATTCGCGAACGACTGGAACGTCTCGGCTTCAGGATCGAGGCCGGCGTGAGATGCCGCGACAGCTTCGTGCTGTCGGCACGTCGGCAAAACTTCAGCCACATGGCAAAGGCTGCGTAA
- a CDS encoding 4-hydroxy-tetrahydrodipicolinate synthase (product_source=KO:K01714; cath_funfam=3.20.20.70; cog=COG0329; ko=KO:K01714; pfam=PF00701; smart=SM01130; superfamily=51569; tigrfam=TIGR00674), whose amino-acid sequence MTPAMHSPASWLGGYIPDLPTPFDSIHEVDLTSFRQLCERQIAAGATALVVGELTGEDSTLTAAEHSALVRAAAQTARGRAAVIAGAGSNSTSEAIELTKQAEADGADAVLSVVPYYNKPTQSGICAHFFAVADSTKLPIVLHDAPSRTVRELSDDSVVELARSPQFFGLRDATGDITRPLRLRSLVRPEFRLLSGDDTTAPAFLVHGGDGCISMTSNVVPDLCQQLYRSCRQGELKAARGLAVLLGHLTAALSREPTPAPLKYALSLLGMMSPRVRLPLVELSDESKTDVAMAMETLCKESGLQPAVAGPTPRLQSSAASAH is encoded by the coding sequence ATGACGCCTGCAATGCATTCTCCCGCCTCCTGGCTGGGAGGCTATATTCCCGATCTTCCTACCCCATTCGATAGCATTCACGAAGTTGACCTCACATCGTTTCGTCAACTTTGCGAACGACAGATTGCCGCCGGCGCGACGGCGCTTGTGGTGGGCGAACTTACTGGCGAGGATTCGACGCTCACCGCTGCTGAACATTCCGCCCTCGTTCGCGCCGCGGCACAAACTGCCCGAGGACGCGCGGCTGTGATTGCAGGCGCGGGATCAAACTCCACGAGTGAGGCGATCGAGCTGACAAAGCAGGCTGAGGCCGACGGAGCCGACGCTGTCCTATCGGTTGTTCCATATTACAACAAGCCTACGCAATCGGGGATCTGCGCGCATTTTTTTGCTGTTGCAGATTCGACCAAATTGCCGATCGTCCTGCATGACGCCCCTTCTCGAACGGTTCGTGAGCTGTCCGATGACTCCGTCGTCGAGTTGGCCAGGTCGCCACAGTTTTTCGGCTTGAGAGATGCCACAGGCGATATCACTCGTCCGTTGCGCCTACGATCACTGGTGAGACCCGAATTTCGGCTCCTGTCAGGAGACGATACGACTGCACCAGCATTCCTGGTCCATGGCGGGGATGGCTGTATCTCCATGACATCGAATGTCGTGCCCGACCTCTGTCAGCAACTATATCGGAGCTGCCGGCAGGGAGAACTGAAGGCTGCCAGGGGCCTCGCCGTGCTGCTCGGACATCTCACAGCAGCTCTTTCGCGCGAGCCCACGCCTGCGCCACTTAAGTATGCCCTGAGCCTCCTCGGAATGATGTCGCCTCGGGTACGTCTGCCGCTTGTGGAGCTATCGGATGAATCGAAGACGGATGTTGCGATGGCAATGGAGACCTTGTGCAAGGAGTCCGGACTTCAGCCTGCCGTGGCTGGCCCCACTCCCCGCTTGCAGTCTTCGGCAGCATCAGCCCACTGA